ACGCACCAAGCGTGAGCGACCGGCAGCTGATAGAGGCCGTGGCCGCCCACCCGGTGCTGCTGAACCGCCCCATCGTCGTAAGCCCCAAGGGCGCCCGGCTGTGCCGGCCGCCGCAGCTGGTGCTGGATCTGCTTTAAGAATCGCCTAAGCCGGCACTCCCACACTGCCTTCCATCGGCACTACATGCTATGGAAAGGCAGACCATGAACACACTACTCGCCACTCCCCGCCGCCTCGTCCTGGCCCTAGTGGCCGCGGGCGCATTGGGCGCCACGGGCGCGGGCCTGATCACGGCGCACGAGGCACGCGCGCAGCTGGCGCAGCCGGTGGCGGCTGCCGCGGCGCCCGCCACGGCGCCGGCCGCCGCCGCGCTGCCCGATTTCTCGGCCATCACCGCGCGCTACGGCCCGGCGGTGGTCAACATCAGTGTCAGCGGCATGCGCAAGGTCTCGGATGATGATGGCGCCAACAGCCCCACGGCGCGCCAGCGCGGCATGCCGGGCATAACCCCCGACGACCCGTTCTACGAGTTCTTCCGCCGCTTCGGCATCCCCATGCCCGACATGGGCGGGCAGGGCCAGCGCAGCGTGCCCGTGCGCGGCGAGGGCTCGGGCTTCATCATCGACCCCAACGGCATCGTCCTGACCAACGCCCATGTGGTCAAGGGCGCCACCGACGTGACCGTGAAGCTCACCGACCGGCGCGAGTTCCGCGCCAAGGTGCTCGGTGCGGATCCCAAGACTGACGTCGCCGTCCTGAAGATCGATGCCAGCAACCTGCCCACCGTCCAGCTGGGCAGCTCGGACGACCTGAAGGTCGGCGACTGGGTGCTGGCCATCGGTTCGCCCTTCGGTTTCGAGAACTCCGTCACCGTCGGCGTGGTGAGCGCCAAGGGCCGCTCGCTGCCCGACGACAGCTACGTGCCCTTCATCCAGACCGATGCGGCCGTCAACCCCGGCAACTCCGGCGGCCCACTGTTCAACGCACGCGGCGAGGTCGTGGGCATCAATTCGCAGATCTACAGCCGTTCCGGGGGCTTCCAGGGCCTGTCGTTCTCCATCCCCATCGAGGTGGCCACGCGCGTGGAGCAGCAGATCGTGGCCACCGGCCGTGTGGAGCACGCACGCCTGGGCGTCGCCGTGCAGGAGGTCAACCAGACCTTTGCCGACTCGTTCAAGCTGCCCCGGCCTGCAGGAGCGCTGGTGGCCAACGTCGATGCCGGCGGCCCGGCCGACAAGGCGGGGCTGAAGGTGGGCGACGTGATCCTCAAGATCAATGGCCGGCCCATCGTCGCCTCGGGCGACTTGCCCGCCTTCGTCGGCCAGCAGGCCCCGGGCGACAAGGTGCAGATGGAGGTCTGGCGCCAGGGTCGTGCC
This region of Alicycliphilus denitrificans K601 genomic DNA includes:
- a CDS encoding DegQ family serine endoprotease gives rise to the protein MNTLLATPRRLVLALVAAGALGATGAGLITAHEARAQLAQPVAAAAAPATAPAAAALPDFSAITARYGPAVVNISVSGMRKVSDDDGANSPTARQRGMPGITPDDPFYEFFRRFGIPMPDMGGQGQRSVPVRGEGSGFIIDPNGIVLTNAHVVKGATDVTVKLTDRREFRAKVLGADPKTDVAVLKIDASNLPTVQLGSSDDLKVGDWVLAIGSPFGFENSVTVGVVSAKGRSLPDDSYVPFIQTDAAVNPGNSGGPLFNARGEVVGINSQIYSRSGGFQGLSFSIPIEVATRVEQQIVATGRVEHARLGVAVQEVNQTFADSFKLPRPAGALVANVDAGGPADKAGLKVGDVILKINGRPIVASGDLPAFVGQQAPGDKVQMEVWRQGRAETLAATLGNADDKAAKVARGDDAVGKGQLGLTLRPLQPDEARAAGVENGQGLLIEDARGPAAMAGVQGGDVLLAINGMPVKGVEQVRAAMAHAGKSVALLIERDGDKIFVPVRLG